The Luteimonas sp. YGD11-2 genome has a window encoding:
- a CDS encoding YcgL domain-containing protein: protein MHAYVYKSQRKDDTYVYLAVRDDFSVLPAVLLDRLGPFRFVLDVELTAERRLAREDIATVRANLAAHRFHLQMPPSAAADPLTADWGTDA from the coding sequence CCTACGTCTACAAGAGCCAGCGCAAGGACGACACCTATGTCTACCTTGCCGTGCGCGACGACTTCTCCGTACTGCCCGCGGTCCTGCTGGACCGGCTCGGGCCGTTCCGCTTCGTGCTCGACGTGGAGCTCACCGCGGAGCGCCGGCTGGCACGCGAGGACATCGCGACCGTGCGTGCCAACCTCGCCGCGCACCGCTTCCACCTGCAGATGCCGCCGTCGGCTGCCGCCGATCCGTTGACCGCGGACTGGGGCACCGATGCCTGA